In the genome of Streptomyces sp. NBC_00190, one region contains:
- a CDS encoding winged helix-turn-helix domain-containing protein: MTTAIPAPAVRRYPAPRLQLVGDRPPAVFADGTYGGRVGYLVFLPADVDPVALMKAHGIRPEIRSLEPGTLPVPEPEPAPYPDPVEHDAIRVDRARRLVEVDGRELELTYLEFDLLAHLVSHPYTVHTRDALISGIWGYGHIGDGRTVDVHIARLRRKLGPAYRDRISTVRRVGYKYAPDHQ; the protein is encoded by the coding sequence GTGACCACCGCAATTCCCGCACCCGCCGTCCGCCGTTACCCGGCCCCGCGCCTCCAGCTGGTCGGCGACCGTCCGCCCGCCGTCTTCGCCGACGGTACCTATGGCGGCCGTGTCGGATACCTCGTGTTCCTGCCGGCGGACGTCGACCCGGTGGCGCTGATGAAAGCGCACGGTATACGCCCGGAGATCCGCTCCCTGGAGCCCGGGACGCTTCCGGTTCCCGAGCCGGAACCGGCCCCGTACCCCGACCCCGTCGAGCACGACGCCATCCGGGTCGACCGCGCACGTCGGCTGGTCGAGGTCGACGGACGCGAACTGGAGCTCACCTACCTGGAGTTCGACCTCCTGGCCCACCTCGTGTCCCATCCGTACACGGTCCACACGCGTGATGCCCTCATCTCGGGCATCTGGGGTTACGGGCACATCGGTGACGGCCGTACGGTCGATGTCCACATAGCCCGGCTGCGCCGCAAGCTCGGCCCCGCCTACCGGGACCGCATCTCCACCGTGCGCCGCGTCGGCTACAAGTACGCCCCCGACCACCAGTAG